A single Cellulomonas sp. SLBN-39 DNA region contains:
- a CDS encoding DUF349 domain-containing protein → MTEQTPTPSSDDAVPSGGLPPEVASDAPTADDAAGQDAPAAGADADVQEAAPETPDETEPADTTGTAAGTETEAGTEATAAGVADDDSPASEDVVPTDGAAEPETAAEPEAEVTVDGADEAPAAPAVPGPRPTPSTVRPVPRPLPRPAAHAPAPAAAPVAPVAPPVDAAEAAHAATFGRVDEDGTVHVREAAGERVVGQFPGASAEEAVGLYVRRFLDLQAKVVLFEARLQATDLAVKEIDQTLTRLTEELEAPAAVGDLDALRARLDGLRERAAERRAQAEAERAAARAAAVEARTQIVEQAEKIAGTDPGRIQWRPAGEQLRQLLEQWKDAQRSGPRIDRPTEESLWKRFSHARTTFDRERRHFFAELETRNAEAKQVKEDLVAQAERLVDSTDWGATSGVFRDLMAQWKNAGRASRQVDDALWARFRAAQDAFFAARDAANAAVDVEYRANLEVKEALLAEAEALLPVTDLNAAKRALRTLQDRWEAAGRVPRGDLQRVEARLRAVEAAVRDADTAQWRRTNPETRARAEGAAAQLEQAIAGLEADLAAAEAKGDQRRITEARAALDARRAWLEQVQRAAQDARG, encoded by the coding sequence GTGACCGAGCAGACCCCGACGCCGTCGAGCGACGACGCCGTGCCGTCCGGCGGCCTTCCTCCCGAGGTCGCGTCCGACGCGCCGACGGCTGACGACGCCGCCGGCCAGGACGCACCCGCGGCGGGTGCCGACGCCGACGTGCAGGAGGCGGCGCCCGAGACGCCGGACGAGACCGAGCCCGCGGACACCACCGGGACCGCGGCCGGCACCGAGACCGAGGCCGGCACCGAGGCCACGGCCGCGGGGGTCGCCGACGACGACTCCCCCGCGTCCGAGGACGTCGTGCCGACCGACGGTGCCGCGGAGCCGGAGACCGCTGCCGAGCCCGAGGCCGAGGTCACCGTTGACGGTGCCGACGAGGCTCCGGCCGCCCCCGCGGTGCCCGGGCCGCGGCCGACGCCTTCCACCGTGCGTCCGGTGCCTCGCCCGCTCCCCCGGCCGGCGGCCCACGCCCCGGCCCCGGCCGCCGCACCCGTGGCACCGGTCGCACCCCCCGTCGACGCCGCCGAGGCCGCGCACGCGGCCACGTTCGGCCGGGTCGACGAGGACGGCACCGTGCACGTGCGCGAGGCCGCGGGCGAGCGCGTCGTCGGGCAGTTCCCCGGGGCGAGCGCCGAGGAGGCCGTGGGCCTGTACGTGCGCCGCTTCCTCGACCTGCAGGCCAAGGTCGTGCTCTTCGAGGCCCGGCTCCAGGCCACCGACCTCGCGGTCAAGGAGATCGACCAGACCCTGACCCGGCTCACCGAGGAGCTCGAGGCCCCGGCGGCCGTGGGCGACCTCGACGCGCTGCGCGCCCGGCTCGACGGCCTGCGCGAGCGGGCCGCGGAGCGGCGCGCCCAGGCCGAGGCCGAGCGCGCCGCCGCACGGGCGGCCGCGGTCGAGGCCCGCACCCAGATCGTGGAGCAGGCGGAGAAGATCGCCGGCACCGACCCGGGGCGCATCCAGTGGCGGCCGGCGGGCGAGCAGCTGCGCCAGCTCCTCGAGCAGTGGAAGGACGCGCAGCGCTCCGGCCCGCGCATCGACCGCCCCACCGAGGAGTCGCTGTGGAAGCGGTTCAGCCACGCGCGGACGACCTTCGACCGTGAGCGCCGGCACTTCTTCGCCGAGCTGGAGACCCGCAACGCCGAGGCCAAGCAGGTCAAGGAGGACCTCGTCGCGCAGGCGGAGCGGCTCGTCGACAGCACCGACTGGGGTGCGACGTCCGGCGTGTTCCGCGACCTCATGGCGCAGTGGAAGAACGCCGGGCGCGCCAGCCGGCAGGTCGACGACGCGCTGTGGGCCCGCTTCCGGGCGGCGCAGGACGCGTTCTTCGCCGCCCGTGACGCCGCCAACGCGGCCGTCGACGTCGAGTACCGCGCGAACCTCGAGGTCAAGGAGGCGCTGCTCGCCGAGGCCGAGGCGCTGCTGCCCGTGACGGACCTCAACGCGGCCAAGCGTGCCCTGCGCACGCTGCAGGACCGCTGGGAGGCCGCCGGTCGCGTGCCGCGCGGCGACCTGCAGCGCGTCGAGGCGCGCCTGCGTGCGGTCGAGGCGGCCGTCCGTGACGCCGACACCGCGCAGTGGCGCCGCACCAACCCGGAGACCCGGGCCCGTGCCGAGGGTGCTGCCGCCCAGCTCGAGCAGGCCATCGCCGGGCTCGAGGCGGACCTCGCGGCCGCGGAGGCGAAGGGCGACCAGCGGCGGATCACCGAGGCGCGCGCCGCGCTCGACGCCCGTCGGGCGTGGCTGGAGCAGGTCCAGCGCGCCGCGCAGGACGCCCGCGGCTGA